Within the Gordonia westfalica genome, the region GACGGCACGCTATTCGAACGGATCAGCACATCAGATTCAGATCGGGTTATTCATTGGCGAGGTTGGGCTCGCCCGCTAGCTTGGCGAATAGGGCGTCTGATTTCAGATGCCGAGCGGTACCGCGACGTCGGCGCCGCCCTCTTCGGTGATCCGCGCCCCCATCCGGGTGAAATGTGGGTGTGGGGATGAATCCGCCGGCGAAGAGTGCTTCTCCTTGCCGGAATTCGGGGGACTCCGCCAGCATGTGTTCGCCGACGAACCCGAAGGTGTCGGCCAGCTCGGCGAGATCGCGCGGCGCGTTCATCCGCATCAGGCACAGGTTGTCGCACTGGGACAGCACGTTGGGGTGGATCTTGGTCGGGCGCTGCGTCGAAAGCAGAAGCCAGAGACCGAATTGGCGGCCTTCGGCGGCGATCTGCACGACACGCTCGATCAGGGCCTGCTCCACCGCGGTGGTGGCGTTGGGTGGGCAGATGTTGTGGGCCTCGTCGATCACGATGAGGATGGGACGGCGTTCCTCGCGGCGCGCCCCCAGGTGCTCGAGGACGCTGAGCGCCGCGACCTTGGGTTCGGCCGGATGGGCGAAGCCGCCCAGATCGAGGACCGTCGCCTGCGGACGCTCGTCGATGATGTCGGTGGCCGCCACCTCGCCCAGAGGTCCCAGTTGAGGACCTGGAGATTCTCGATTCGTGTGGCCAGCCGCCGGTGTCCGGGGTCGTCGGAGGAGCGCAGCGCGGTGGCATACGTGCCCTCGTCGAGCGGGCCCGCGTCGCTGAGGTTGGCGTCGGCGTGCAGCAGGACGTTGTACTCGTCGGCGTCGGCGATCGGATCCAGCTGCAGGACGGCGGCCTTCGCGGTCAGTGGCAGTTCGGTGAACCGCGTCCGCAACTGAGGGAGGTCGCGCCGGGTCGAGTGCAGCACTCGGATGTCGGCTGCGACGATGGCGGCGGCGGTTTCGGGGTCACTGGTGTCGCGCGTCTCCGGCATCCGGGTGAAGTCGGCGTTCGGATCGAGGATGAGCAAGGGGAGTCGAGTGTTCAAGAGCAGCTGCTCCAGCACCACCCCGAGGGCGTAGGTCTTTCCCGATCCGCTCTGACCGCACCAGAAGGTGTGCCGGTTGAACTTGTGCGCGGAGAGGACGACCTCGCTCGTCGAATCGTCGCGATGATCTCCCACTGTCAGCTGAACCACGACTGAACAATACGGCTTCGGCGGTCTCGGCATCGAGTCGCAGGGTTGCGCGGCGCGGCGTCGAGGAACCACTATCTGAGGCCACAGTCACGATTTCCGGCCAGCGCGTCTGAGCCTTGACCAGCGACTTCGCGGGGCTGCCGGATCGTGGTCAACACCGGTCGAGCCCACCGAACCGGGCGAGCAGCCGGTCGATCGCGCTGCAGTCCTGGAGGAATCGCGAGCGGTCGGGATCGTCGGCGACCTCGCGCAGCATCGCGTCGCCGTCCGGGATCTGCTCGGCGGCGAGGATCGCCGACCACACGGCCGTGTCGGTGGCCGTGAACGCCTCGACCCCGTCGCGCAGGGCCCGCGCCAGGAACGTCCGGTCGTCGGAGTCCAGCTTGTCGTGCACCATCGCGATCATCTCGACGGCGACCGAGGCGTGCGCGCGTTCGTCGCGGCGGTGCAATGCGACGGTGGCCTGGTGCACCGGCTGGATCGTCGGGTCGGTGGCGATCAAGGTCAGGTAGTCGCCGATGGAGGTCTCCGCGACCGTCGCGTACGCCAGGGTCGTCAGGGCCGCCGCTCGTGGCGAGTCCGCCCGCGCGACCGCCTCCCGATGCCCGCGCACGGTCGACGACTGCGGCAGCGTTGCGTCCGGCAGCGCCCAGCCGCGACGACGGCGGGTGAGCGCGGACGCGTTCAGGTGCATCAGCGTGTGGTATTCCTCGTCGACCATCGACTGCACCACCGCCGCCCGGCCGGCATCCGAGAACCCGGTGCCGAAGGCGTCGCGGAACAACAGTCCGAAAGCGGGTGTCACGACGTCCTGTTCGACGTCGACGACGTCCTTGTTGTAGGCGATCCACCCCCACGCACGGACCCGGGACCGGACATCCTCGTCGAGCCGCTCCCAGTTCGGGTGCCCGGCGAACGGGAGCAGCGACTCGGGGTAGTCGACACGGGTGTCGTCGTAGAGGTCGTCCATCGTGGGTACGTCGAGTTCGGTTTCGTTGCGCCGCACCGTCGCCCGCCGCGGCCAGCTGCGGACCAGCCCGCTGATCACCGCCGTCTCCAGCGGATCGGAGGCGTCGTGATCGGGGAGGTGGCCGGTCATGGCGACAGTCCTTCGAACATCCGCGCGCACAGTTTCGCGTACTCGTCTGCGTGACCGCCCAGCGGGACACCGGCGTCGACGAGCAGTGCGGTGAAATCGTCCGTGTCACCATCGGCGGCGGCAGAAACCCGGGACACGGCCCGCGCCAACGCCTCCCGCGCCGCCGGCGCACAACGGTTGGACGCCTGCACGTCCCGATACACCGCGGGCGAACCGCCGGTGACCCGCGCCAGCAGCGCCGACATCGTCGTGAACGGGGGCGTGGCCAGTGCCGCCGCCTCGTCGGCGTCCACCCCGAGATCGGCGAGCGCACATCCGAACGCCAGGATCGTCGCGTGCGTGAGGGCCTGTACCGCGGCGCACACCCGGTCGTGGCGGTCCGCGGTCGTGACCTCGATCCGGGCGCCCCACCGGGCCAGGTCCTCGAGCAGACCGTCCGCGCCCGGGCCGTCACGATGGACGACCACCGCAACCGGACGGCCGGGCAACCCCAGGGACGGCGCGAACATCGGGTTGATCCCGACGATCGGCCCGCCCCGATCGGGATCGGCCCCGCCCAGATCGGCTACGGCCGCAGCGAACTGAGACTTGACCGATAGCGTCTCGACCACCAGCGCCGTCGGCCGTAGCCGCGATCGCAACGCCTCCACCGCAGTGAGGGCCACCTCCTCCGGCACCGCGAGGGCCACGACGTCCGCCTCGTACAGTCGTGCAGACGCTTCCGGGCCCGGACATCGGATGTCGTCGCCGCAGCGGGCATCGAGGACGTGTACGGTGTTCCCGTCAGCGCGCCACCGGTCGGCGAGCATCGTCCCGACGGCCCCCGCTCCTCCGGCGACGACCACCGACCGAGCGCCGGGGGCGGGCGATCCGGTCACGGCTCCTTCTCATCGGCGACGGACAGGCAGCGTCGCATCGACAGTGCCTTCACCATCGTCTCCTCGAACTCGTCGTCCGGATCCGACAAGGCGACGATCGCGCCCCCGACCCCGAACGTCACCTCGGAATCGGTCGCGACCATCGTGCGGATCACGATCGACAGGTCGGCGGTTCCCGTCAGCGAGAAGTAGCCGATCGCTCCCGAATACACCCCGCGCGGACCGGCTTCGAGTTTGTCGATGATCTCCATCGTGCGGATCTTCGGCGCCCCGGTCATCGAGCCGCCCGGGAATGCGGCCCGCACACAGTCGACCGCCGAGCACTCCTCACGGAGCGTCCCGCGCACCGTCGACACCAGCTGGTGCACCGGCGCGTACGTCTCCACGTCGAACAGTGACGGGACGTGCACCGACCCGGGCACGCAGACGCGCGACAGGTCGTTGCGGACGAGATCGACGATCATCAGGTTCTCCGCCCGATCCTTCTCGCTTTGTCGAAGGTCGGACTGTAACCCCCGATCCTGCACGGGATCCGCCGACCGCGGCCGGGTGCCCTTGATCGGTTTCGACTCCACCGTCCGGTCCGCCCCCACCTTCAAGAACCGCTCCGGGGACGCGCTGAGCACCGATATCCCCGAGAACTGCAGCAACGCGCTGTACGGCATCGGGCTGATCTCGCGCAGGCACGAGTAGCCGGACGTTGGGTCGAGGCTGCGGTGCACGGTCGCCGAGTTCGTCAGGCACACCTCGTACGACTCGCCGGACCGGATCTCGGCGAGGCATTGTTCGATGAGTCGCAGATACGTCGGGTGGTCGTGCCGGAATACGACCGGCACCTCGTGCGGCGCCTGGATGAGCGGGGGAGCAGTCGCCGCCGGTCCGGGCAGCGGGTCGCGCATGTCCCGGATGGTCGACGCCGTCTCGCACAACCACTGCGCGGTCTCGGGGTCTGCGGTGTCGGGGTCTGGGCTGTTGACCGGCTCGAGTGCGAGCAAGTACGCGCACCCGCGCTCGTGATCGATCACCACGGCCCGGTCCGCGAACACCAGGGCCGCGTCGGCCTGCTCGGAGGCGTGTGCCAACTGTCCGCCGGTGTCCGCTTTGAGTTCGTAACCGAGATAGCCGACATAGCCGAGACAGAACCCGAACGGTAGATCCGACTGCGGCGCCACCGACCGTTCCCGCAGTTGCGCGTCGAGGTAATCGAAGAAGGTACTGCGGATCTCCTCCACGCCACCGTCCGAATGTTCCACCCGCACGGTCATTTCCGGGACCCGGTAGGTCACGTATTCGGCGCGCGGCCCCGAGCAGTCGCCCATCACGGAGAATCGGCTGCCTGCTTCGTTGGCCGCGGACCCGTCCAGCCAGTAGCTGTTCGGTCCACCGGCGAACAGCCGCTGATATACCGCCTCAGGGTCGACGATCCGGTCCACCCGCTCCGACCGAACGCGGTAACGGTGTGCCGGAGTCGCCGGCGTTGCCTGTGCCACCCCGGTTGTCGGCAGGGTCGGGGAAACTGTCGCAGTCGTCGGTACCGACCGGCGTGCCCGCACCGGCGTCGCCGCCGCGAAGTTCGCCAGCAGCTCGCGACCGAACTCCGTGCAGATCGACTCCGGATGGAACTGCACGCCCCACAACGGCAGTTCCCGGTGACGCACCGCCATCAGGACACCGTCGTCCGACCACGCCTGTGCCTCCAGCACGTCGGGGATGTTCATCACCGCCAGCGAGTGGTATCTCACCGCCCGGAACGGGGACGGCAGCCCGGCGAACAGGTCTCGGCCGTCGTGGTGGACACTGCTGATCCGTCCGTGTCGCGGCTCAGGGGACGGCACCACCGGACTGCCGAACACATGACACAGGCCCTGATGTCCCAGGCAGACCCCGAGCACGGGAAGTCCGCCGTCGGTCATGGCCCGCGTGCTGATCCCGAAGTCGCGGACGTAGTCCGGGCGACCCGGGCCGGGGGAGACGACCACGTTGTCGAACGCCCCCAGGTCCACCGACGCCCATGGCACGTCGTTGGCGACGACCACTGGTTCCCGGCCGTTGACCTCGGTCAACAAGGCGTACAGGTTGTACGTGAACGAGTCGTAGTTATCGATCAGCAGTGTGCGCACCGCGACCACCTCAGTCCACGTCGATGTTGCCGGCGCCGTCCGCGGCCGTCCGCTCGGCGAGGACACGATCCGGGCCCTCGTGCCCGACCGGAACCCCGTTCGTCCGCAACTCCTCGGTCGCGACGATGAGGTCTTCCACACGGCAGGTCTCCGCGATGAGCAGGTCATAGAGGTCGTGCAGGAACTGTGGGGAGAGCCCGTGGTCGAGGGCGTACCGGTGGGCGTGCTCGTGCACCGCTCCGACGCGGCGCGGCTGCATCACCGGAATGGCGGGCCGCTCCTTGAGATGCGCGATGCGGGTGCACACCTCTATCCGGGCGCGCACGTCCTCGAGGAGCCGGTCGTCGATGTCGTCCAGCTCCGCACGCAGATGCCCGAGTTCCCGTGTGCCGAGGTCGCCGTCGCCCCTCATCGGCGCATTGTTGCCCGTCGATCCATTCATGGCACGACCACCTTGCACTGTCCGAAGGAGAGTGCGGCCCGCCAACTTGAACCGCTCGAATCGCGGCGCGGGCGCCGAACTGACACTGCGCCCGGTTCGCATTCGCGAACCGCGTTTCCCGACTCGATCCATGGTCGCACCGACGCCGCGTACGGCGAAGGCCTTGGCATCACCAGCTGATCACGATTCACCAACGACCGTGCCGTCACCGTCATCCGTTCGGATGGTCGGGCGTCCGTTTTATCGCAGTCGGTCCGATCGAACGCGGGCTCACCGCAGAGAAGCTGCGCTCAGGCGAGCAACGGCACCCCGACGTCGGCGCCGCCCTCTTCGGTGATCCGAGCCCCCATTCGGGTGAAGGTGGGCGTGGTGATGAATCCGCCGGCGAAGAGGGCTTCACCCTGGCGGAATTCGGGTGACTCGGCCAGCAGGTGTTCGCCGACGAATCCGAAGGTGTCGGCGAGTTCGGCGAGGTCGCGTGGTGCGTTCATCCGCATGAGGCACAGGTTGTCGCACTGGGACAGCACGTTGGGGTGGATCTTCGTCGGGCGTTGTGTCGACAGGAGAAGCCAGAGTCCGAATTTGCGGCCCTCGGCGGCGATCTGCACGACGCGATCGATCAGGGCCTGCTCGACGGCGCTGGTGGCGACGGGCGGGCAGATGTTGTGGGCCTCGTCGATCACGATGAGGACGGGGCGTCGTTCTTCACGGCGGGCCCACAGGTGTTCGAGCACGCTGAGTGCGGCGACCTTGGGTTCGGCCGGGTGGGCGAACCCGCCCAGGTCGAGCACTGTGGCCTGTGGGCGTTCGTCGATGATGTCGGTGGCCGCGACCTCGCCCCGCGCCCACAGGTCCCAGTCGAGGACCTGGAGGTTCTCGATCCGTTTGGCGAGCCGCTGGTGGCCGGGGTCGTCGGAGGCGCGTAGCGCGGTGAGGTAGGTGCTCTGGTCGGGACTGGCGGCGCCGGAGATGGCGGCGTCGGCGTGGAGCAGGACGTTGTATTCGTCGGCGTCGGCGATCGGATCCAGCTGCAGGACGGCGGCCTTGGCCGTCAGCGGTAGTTCGGTGAACCGCGTCCGCAACTGGGGCAGGTCGCGTCGGGTCGTGTGCAGTACCCGGATGTCGGATTCTTCGACGGCCGCGGCGACGTCGGGGTCGGTGGTGTCACGCGTCTCCGGTAGCCGGGTGAAGTCGGCGTTCGGGTCGAGGATGAGCAGTGGGAGCCGTGTGTTGAGGAGCAGTTGCTCCAGCACCACTCCGAGTGCGTAGGTCTTTCCCGATCCGCTCTGGCCGCACCAGAAGGTGTGCCGGTTGAACTTGTGTGCGGAGAGAACGACTTCGGACGTCGCGTCGTCGCGATGGCTTCCCACTGTCAGCTGAACCACGAGTGAACAATACGGCGTCGGTGGACTCGGCACCGACTCGCAGGGCCGCGTGCCGTCGGGCAAAGTCGGTCAGATCCGTTCGACCTCGTCGAACACGATGGTGTCGCTGCTCATCTGCCGGCGTGCCGCAGGTGCCCGTACAGTGCCGCGCGGTATCCGCGCGTGTAGCTGGGTTCCTCGTCATCCGGGTCGGGCGGGCAGTCGAGGGTCGACGACGCGAGCTGACGTGCCCACGGTGCCGGGAGTGAACACAGGGCGGCCTCCGCGTCGTCGAACCCCTTTTGGAACAGATCGGGATCGAGGTGCTCGTCGAGGTCGGCGTCGTAGATGGGGAACGAGGTGGGCAGCCGCGTGACGACGCCGTATTCGGTGACGATGTCGAGTTCGGGGAGCTCGTTCTCATGATTCGTCAACGGACCGTACGCCTTTCGGCGAGGGTGCGGTAGAGCGTCGCGCGACTGACTCCCAGCGCCTGGGCGATCCTCGGTACGGATTCGCCTGCGGCCCGCATCTGTTCGGCGCGCAGCACCTGCTCGTCGTCGAGGACTCGCGGGCGCCCGACGGTCGACGCCGGTCGCCGGCTCGCCGTCGTCAGTGGTCTCGCCGAGTCGAGCGTGGGGGAGGGGTCGTCGAGTTCGGCCAGGGACGCGAGGACGCCGACGACCATCGCGCCGGTGGGATCGTCGGTGTCGATCCCCTCACGCAACGAGCGGAGGCCGATGCGGCGTTTCGCGAGTTCGCGTGTGATGGCCATGACTTCGCGAATGTTACGGCCGAGGCGATCGATTCCCACAACGACGGTCGTGTCACCGGCCCGCGCGTAGTCCAGCAGCGCATTCATGCCCGCCCGACGGTCCGCGGACCGAACCCGGTCGGCGGCGTCGGAGTAGATCCGTCCCGGATCCACCCCGGCTTCCGTCAATGCGTCGATCTGTGGACCGAGAGCGTGGGCTCCCGGGGTCTCGCGCGCGTATCCGAGGGCCATTCCCGGTGCGCCACCTCTCGCTTCGTCCGTCACGAACCAAACCTTATCTCAAAAGTCTCGATACGGTTTCTGAGACGCGCCGAGATTCGAGACGGAATTTGGAGAAGTCTCCTAGCAGCGCGTATTTTCAGAACTTTGGTGTCGCAAAATAGGGTCTCGTAAGTTTCGAGACATTGTCGGATTACGAGCTGCGTGTGCTGGGCCCCGGGCCACCGGACAGAACCCGAGGTGATCGGACGCTGCGTCGCAGGGGGAGTGCGCGCCGACTGTCGGGTTTCGATCACGGTGCGCACAAGCAGTGCCCCGGCAAACCGGACGCACCTAGGGTGCAGCAGTCGTAGTCGCGTCCCTCGTCGTGAAAGAAGCAGCACTCGTGTCCCAAGAACCTGTCCGTCCACTCCACTTCGCGGCGTTCGTCATGAACACCACGAGCCACATCGTCCAGGGCACGTGGCGTCGCCCGTCGTCGAGGTCGGCAGACTTCAACGATCTCGACCACTGGGTGAATCTCGCGAAGACGCTCGAGCGTGGAAAGTTCGACGCCATATTCTTCGCCGACGTCGTCGGGCTCTACGCCCCGTACCGCGGTGACGAGCGGAAGTACTTCGAAGCGGGTCTGCAGGTCCCGAGCAACGACCCGAGCGTGCTCGCCAGCGCGATCGCCTATGCGACCGAGCATCTCGGGATCGCATTCACCGCGAGCATTCTGCAGGAGCATCCGTTCAACTTCGCCCGCCGGATCTCGACGCTCGACCACGCGACGAAGGGTCGTATCGCATGGAACATCGTGACGAACTACCTGCCCAATGCCAGCCGCAACTTCGGTCTCGAAGGACTGACCGCCCACGATGCGCGTTACGCGTGGGCCGACGAGTACGTCGACGTCACCTACAAGCTCTGGGAGGGCAGTTGGGACGACGACGCGCTGCTGCAGGACCGTGAGCGCGGCATCCACGCCGAATACGACAAGGTCCACCGCATCAACCACATCGGAGAGCGGTACCAGGTCGAAGGGCCACACCTGGTGTCGCCGAGCCCCCAGCGCACGCCGTTCCTGTTCCAGGCGGGTGCCTCCGAGGCCGGCCGTGACTTCGCGGCGCAGAACGCCGAAGCAGTGTTCCTCGGAACACCCAACCGTGAAGCCGCACTGCGGGACACCTCCGACATCCGCAGGCGTGCGGTCGCGCTCGGGCGCCGAGCCGACGACCTGAAGTTCTTCCAGGGCCTGTACGTCGTGCCGACGTCGACCGAAGCCGAAGGAGCACGAGTCGCGGCGGAACTCGACGAGTGGATCGACCACGACGGCCACCTCGCGCACATGTCGGGCTCCATCGGCATCGACTTCGGTCACGACGACCTCGACACCCCGGTCGGCGAGATCAAGACCGAGGGAGTCCGGTCCATGATCGGCTGGATCAACGACCTCGTGACCGACCGCCCGGCCACGCTGCGCGATGTCGCGCACCACACCGCGACCAATCTCCGCATCGTCGGGACCCCGGAGAAGATCGCCGACGAGCTCGCTGCCTGGCAGCAGAGCGGCGTCGACGGCATCAACCTCATGAACTACGAGATCCCCACCTCATACGAGGATTTCGTCGACCAGGTGATCCCGACTCTGCGCAAGCGTGGTCTCATCCAGAGCGAGTACTCCGACGGTACGCTGCGTCAGAAGATCTTCGGCGAAGGGGATCGGTTGCCGGATCGCCATCACGCCACGCGGTACCGCGGTGCGTTCGGGGCGGGAGTGACCAGAGCTCCGGACGAGACGCTCGCAGGTGCGGTGAACTGACGAATACGCAGCTCTTCGTGCCCGCGGTGATCACCAGATCGTCGCGGGCACAGTGTATTGCACGGGTTACCCGGACTGAGGTCGCGTGCGACATCGCTTAGGACGCGCGAACTCGGCCGAAGGTGCAGAGCCTGATCGACATCGCGTGCGACTTCGTTCCGGCGGAGGGAATGCGACAAGGGCCTGGCGACGTGATGTCGCCAGGCCCTTCGAGGCTCGTCGCTTGCGCTCCTCGCACTCAGGGAGCAGTTGGGTGTGTCTAGCTCTGAGCTCCAGGGTGCAGTGGTGCGGTCAGAAGTACCCGTTCGCCGGCAGGGGAGTGTCGTTGACCAGGAGGTCACCCAGGGCGATCGCCTTGTACGACGTCGGGTTGTGCAGGGTCACGGTGCGGATGTTGCGCCAGTGCCGGTCGAGGTTCTTGGCCCGGCTCGCCGACGACGCTCCGCCGACGTCGAACAGGTCTGCGGCAGCACGCAGTCCGACACGATCGATGTGGACCTTCACCCGCGCGGCCGCCACCGACGCCTTGACGAACAGATCGGGCTCGATCATGCCGCTGCGTGCCGGCGCGAACGCCTCCTCGACGGTCCGTGCGGCGTCGAGGACGGCGGCCCGCGCCACGTGGGCGGCTGCGTCGATCTCACCCACGGTCCCGAGCAGTACCGGATCATGACGCGGTTCATCTGCCGGAGCGTGATCGAAAGTCCTTGAGCGCGAACGCAGCAGGGCGGTCGCATCATCGGTGACCGACAACAGGATTCCGGTGATGAGTGCCTGCAGATAGAGCTGCAGGAACGGCCCGTCGTTGGCGATCGCCGCGGTCGACGCCGGGTCGGTGAAGGCGAGGACGTCGTCGGCGGTCACCCGGACGTTGTCCAGGGTGGTGGTGCCGGTACCGGTGCGGTTCTGGCCGATCCCGTCCCAGTCGTCGACGATGCTGATGCCGGCCCGGTCGACGGGCAGGACGATCCGCGCGACCTGGCCGTCGAAGTCCCCGCCTCGTACGGTCGCGGTGACCGAGACGTAGTCCGAGAACGCGGTGCCGGTGCTGTAGAACTTGGCCCCGGTCAGCAGCCACCCGCCGTCGACTGCTTTCAGCTGGGTCTGGAAGGACAGCGATCCGGCGTTTCCGGTGCGTTCGCTGGTCGCGTTCCCGAACACCTTGCCCGCGGCGATCTCCGCGACCCACCGGTCGCGCACGGACCCGTCGGGGAACCGGCGGATCTGCTCGACGAACCAGAAGTGCGCCCGCAGGATGTGGGCGACGATCGGGTCTGCACGCGCCAGATCGATGAGGAACTCGAACAGCTCGGGTGCGCCGGCCCCGGGGCCGGACGCATCGTCGAGAGTCAAAGCGGTGTAACCCGATTCGCTCAGCAATCGCACCTGGGCGTGCGGGTCGGTCCCGGTCAGCTCACGCGCAGCCGCATCGGCCGCGATCTCGGCCAGGACTGTCGAACGGTCGGCGACGACCCGGGTCAGGACGCTCACACCGGCACCTCGACCTTTTCCGCGAACGCACCGCGGTACGCCGCGGCGGGATGCGTCTCCGGCAGGGTGTCCCGACCGGTCAGCTTGCGCCGCGTCGTGCCGGGCGCATAGTCGTGCTGCGCGAGTCCGCGTTCACGCAGTACCGGCAGGACGTGCTCGGCGAACTCGACGTACGTGCCCGGGATCGTCGCGTTG harbors:
- a CDS encoding diiron oxygenase gives rise to the protein MTGHLPDHDASDPLETAVISGLVRSWPRRATVRRNETELDVPTMDDLYDDTRVDYPESLLPFAGHPNWERLDEDVRSRVRAWGWIAYNKDVVDVEQDVVTPAFGLLFRDAFGTGFSDAGRAAVVQSMVDEEYHTLMHLNASALTRRRRGWALPDATLPQSSTVRGHREAVARADSPRAAALTTLAYATVAETSIGDYLTLIATDPTIQPVHQATVALHRRDERAHASVAVEMIAMVHDKLDSDDRTFLARALRDGVEAFTATDTAVWSAILAAEQIPDGDAMLREVADDPDRSRFLQDCSAIDRLLARFGGLDRC
- a CDS encoding prephenate dehydrogenase dimerization domain-containing protein, encoding MTGSPAPGARSVVVAGGAGAVGTMLADRWRADGNTVHVLDARCGDDIRCPGPEASARLYEADVVALAVPEEVALTAVEALRSRLRPTALVVETLSVKSQFAAAVADLGGADPDRGGPIVGINPMFAPSLGLPGRPVAVVVHRDGPGADGLLEDLARWGARIEVTTADRHDRVCAAVQALTHATILAFGCALADLGVDADEAAALATPPFTTMSALLARVTGGSPAVYRDVQASNRCAPAAREALARAVSRVSAAADGDTDDFTALLVDAGVPLGGHADEYAKLCARMFEGLSP
- the pabB gene encoding aminodeoxychorismate synthase component I — encoded protein: MVAVRTLLIDNYDSFTYNLYALLTEVNGREPVVVANDVPWASVDLGAFDNVVVSPGPGRPDYVRDFGISTRAMTDGGLPVLGVCLGHQGLCHVFGSPVVPSPEPRHGRISSVHHDGRDLFAGLPSPFRAVRYHSLAVMNIPDVLEAQAWSDDGVLMAVRHRELPLWGVQFHPESICTEFGRELLANFAAATPVRARRSVPTTATVSPTLPTTGVAQATPATPAHRYRVRSERVDRIVDPEAVYQRLFAGGPNSYWLDGSAANEAGSRFSVMGDCSGPRAEYVTYRVPEMTVRVEHSDGGVEEIRSTFFDYLDAQLRERSVAPQSDLPFGFCLGYVGYLGYELKADTGGQLAHASEQADAALVFADRAVVIDHERGCAYLLALEPVNSPDPDTADPETAQWLCETASTIRDMRDPLPGPAATAPPLIQAPHEVPVVFRHDHPTYLRLIEQCLAEIRSGESYEVCLTNSATVHRSLDPTSGYSCLREISPMPYSALLQFSGISVLSASPERFLKVGADRTVESKPIKGTRPRSADPVQDRGLQSDLRQSEKDRAENLMIVDLVRNDLSRVCVPGSVHVPSLFDVETYAPVHQLVSTVRGTLREECSAVDCVRAAFPGGSMTGAPKIRTMEIIDKLEAGPRGVYSGAIGYFSLTGTADLSIVIRTMVATDSEVTFGVGGAIVALSDPDDEFEETMVKALSMRRCLSVADEKEP
- a CDS encoding chorismate mutase family protein, with product MNGSTGNNAPMRGDGDLGTRELGHLRAELDDIDDRLLEDVRARIEVCTRIAHLKERPAIPVMQPRRVGAVHEHAHRYALDHGLSPQFLHDLYDLLIAETCRVEDLIVATEELRTNGVPVGHEGPDRVLAERTAADGAGNIDVD
- a CDS encoding ATP-binding protein, translating into MVQLTVGSHRDDATSEVVLSAHKFNRHTFWCGQSGSGKTYALGVVLEQLLLNTRLPLLILDPNADFTRLPETRDTTDPDVAAAVEESDIRVLHTTRRDLPQLRTRFTELPLTAKAAVLQLDPIADADEYNVLLHADAAISGAASPDQSTYLTALRASDDPGHQRLAKRIENLQVLDWDLWARGEVAATDIIDERPQATVLDLGGFAHPAEPKVAALSVLEHLWARREERRPVLIVIDEAHNICPPVATSAVEQALIDRVVQIAAEGRKFGLWLLLSTQRPTKIHPNVLSQCDNLCLMRMNAPRDLAELADTFGFVGEHLLAESPEFRQGEALFAGGFITTPTFTRMGARITEEGGADVGVPLLA
- a CDS encoding recombinase family protein, with amino-acid sequence MALGYARETPGAHALGPQIDALTEAGVDPGRIYSDAADRVRSADRRAGMNALLDYARAGDTTVVVGIDRLGRNIREVMAITRELAKRRIGLRSLREGIDTDDPTGAMVVGVLASLAELDDPSPTLDSARPLTTASRRPASTVGRPRVLDDEQVLRAEQMRAAGESVPRIAQALGVSRATLYRTLAERRTVR
- a CDS encoding LLM class flavin-dependent oxidoreductase; the protein is MSQEPVRPLHFAAFVMNTTSHIVQGTWRRPSSRSADFNDLDHWVNLAKTLERGKFDAIFFADVVGLYAPYRGDERKYFEAGLQVPSNDPSVLASAIAYATEHLGIAFTASILQEHPFNFARRISTLDHATKGRIAWNIVTNYLPNASRNFGLEGLTAHDARYAWADEYVDVTYKLWEGSWDDDALLQDRERGIHAEYDKVHRINHIGERYQVEGPHLVSPSPQRTPFLFQAGASEAGRDFAAQNAEAVFLGTPNREAALRDTSDIRRRAVALGRRADDLKFFQGLYVVPTSTEAEGARVAAELDEWIDHDGHLAHMSGSIGIDFGHDDLDTPVGEIKTEGVRSMIGWINDLVTDRPATLRDVAHHTATNLRIVGTPEKIADELAAWQQSGVDGINLMNYEIPTSYEDFVDQVIPTLRKRGLIQSEYSDGTLRQKIFGEGDRLPDRHHATRYRGAFGAGVTRAPDETLAGAVN
- a CDS encoding acyl-CoA dehydrogenase; protein product: MSVLTRVVADRSTVLAEIAADAAARELTGTDPHAQVRLLSESGYTALTLDDASGPGAGAPELFEFLIDLARADPIVAHILRAHFWFVEQIRRFPDGSVRDRWVAEIAAGKVFGNATSERTGNAGSLSFQTQLKAVDGGWLLTGAKFYSTGTAFSDYVSVTATVRGGDFDGQVARIVLPVDRAGISIVDDWDGIGQNRTGTGTTTLDNVRVTADDVLAFTDPASTAAIANDGPFLQLYLQALITGILLSVTDDATALLRSRSRTFDHAPADEPRHDPVLLGTVGEIDAAAHVARAAVLDAARTVEEAFAPARSGMIEPDLFVKASVAAARVKVHIDRVGLRAAADLFDVGGASSASRAKNLDRHWRNIRTVTLHNPTSYKAIALGDLLVNDTPLPANGYF